One Schistocerca cancellata isolate TAMUIC-IGC-003103 chromosome 1, iqSchCanc2.1, whole genome shotgun sequence genomic region harbors:
- the LOC126188252 gene encoding uncharacterized protein LOC126188252, producing the protein MKSRGLDYWKRQFLKKRFKYTVVFVCLVGILFLCFQMLSLTAITHGNVERLIRHLKVNVRGIHPNYAYKYVPNSKGNFVCHSSKQEIDFRLVNDNYCDCPADGSDEPGTNACKNAVFHCEAEASLSKSVPSNQVNDGICDCCDGSDEWAQIFFPYRISEELQMKLGRYHSPCPNLCPDDV; encoded by the exons ATGAAATCACGTGGACTCGACTATTGGAAAAGACAGTTCCTCAAAAAGCGATTCAAATACACGGTTGTTTTCGTGTGTTTAGTCGGTATACTCTTCTTATGCTTTCAAATGCTATCACTTACTGCCATCACACATGGTAACGTGGAAAGATTAATCCGGCATTTAAAAGTAAACGTTAGGGGAATACATCCAAATTATGCGTACAAATATGTACCAAATTCCAAAGGAAACTTTGTATGCCACAGTTCGAAACAAGAGATAGATTTTCGGCTCGTGAATGATAATTACTGTGACTGTCCAGCAGACGGAAGCGACGAACCAGGAACAAACGCGTGCAAGAATGCTGTGTTTCATTGTGAAGCTGAGGCTAGTCTGTCAA AAAGTGTTCCATCAAACCAGGTAAATGATGGTATTTGTGACTGCTGTGATGGGTCAGATGAATGGGCACAAATCTTCTTTCCCTACAGGATAAGTG AGGAACTCCAGATGAAGCTTGGAAGATACCACTCTCCATGTCCAAATCTTTGCCCAGATGATGTGTGA